The following coding sequences lie in one Apium graveolens cultivar Ventura chromosome 1, ASM990537v1, whole genome shotgun sequence genomic window:
- the LOC141669605 gene encoding uncharacterized protein LOC141669605 isoform X3 translates to MLPCSLWVSTRRNTHQTFTLFLMLVALPTALLPLQRLRGKMLQADDRVEAIPKGSDHYGTKGKLPPEMMEPRVQENVMLGKKAIDPYDLAEKNACLPLELRCLICTKYMKEAVIIPCCHQSFCERCIREVLTQKSKCPKCSSDKFKAEDVLPNLSLRETIMHLLEAQIQFSIPESVLRRYVPGRSLRETSRESWVRPKMMWFPQTLFVTAGQASLMPKLELL, encoded by the exons ATGCTCCCATGTTCGTTGTGGGTGTCAACGAGAAGGAATACACATCAGACCTTCACATTGTTTCTAATGCTGGTTGCACTACCAACGGCCTTGCTCCCCTTGCAAAG GTTAAGGGGGAAAATGCTTCAAGCTGATGACCGTGTTGAGGCTATCCCTAAGG GTTCTGATCATTATGGCACCAAAGGAAAATTACCACCAGAGATGATGGAACCAAGAGTCCAAGAGAATGTGATGCTGGGAAA AAAAGCAATTGACCCCTACGATTTAGCAGAAAAAAATGCTTGCTTACCATTGGAACTTAGATGTCTCATTTGCACGAAGTATATGAAGGAGGCTGTGATAATACCTTGCTGCCACCAAAGCTTTTGTGAAAGAT GTATTCGTGAAGTTCTCACTCAGAAGTCGAAGTGCCCTAAATGTTCCTCGGACAAATTTAAGGCTGAGGATGTACTACCAAATTTGTCATTGAGGGAAACAATTATGCATTTGCTTGAAGCTCAAATCCAGTTCTCTATTCCAGAATCTGTGTTGCGGAGATATGTCCCAG GGAGGAGTCTGAGGGAAACCTCAAGGGAATCTTGGGTTAGACCGAAGATGATGTGGTTTCCACAGACTTTGTTCGTGACAGCAG GTCAAGCATCTTTGATGCCAAAGTTGGAATTGCTCTAA
- the LOC141669605 gene encoding uncharacterized protein LOC141669605 isoform X2, which translates to MLPCSLWVSTRRNTHQTFTLFLMLVALPTALLPLQRLRGKMLQADDRVEAIPKGSDHYGTKGKLPPEMMEPRVQENVMLGKKAIDPYDLAEKNACLPLELRCLICTKYMKEAVIIPCCHQSFCERCIREVLTQKSKCPKCSSDKFKAEDVLPNLSLRETIMHLLEAQIQFSIPESVLRRYVPDEESVIQGWKRRLLTIKLKPLLRRSLRETSRESWVRPKMMWFPQTLFVTAGQASLMPKLELL; encoded by the exons ATGCTCCCATGTTCGTTGTGGGTGTCAACGAGAAGGAATACACATCAGACCTTCACATTGTTTCTAATGCTGGTTGCACTACCAACGGCCTTGCTCCCCTTGCAAAG GTTAAGGGGGAAAATGCTTCAAGCTGATGACCGTGTTGAGGCTATCCCTAAGG GTTCTGATCATTATGGCACCAAAGGAAAATTACCACCAGAGATGATGGAACCAAGAGTCCAAGAGAATGTGATGCTGGGAAA AAAAGCAATTGACCCCTACGATTTAGCAGAAAAAAATGCTTGCTTACCATTGGAACTTAGATGTCTCATTTGCACGAAGTATATGAAGGAGGCTGTGATAATACCTTGCTGCCACCAAAGCTTTTGTGAAAGAT GTATTCGTGAAGTTCTCACTCAGAAGTCGAAGTGCCCTAAATGTTCCTCGGACAAATTTAAGGCTGAGGATGTACTACCAAATTTGTCATTGAGGGAAACAATTATGCATTTGCTTGAAGCTCAAATCCAGTTCTCTATTCCAGAATCTGTGTTGCGGAGATATGTCCCAG ATGAAGAATCTGTCATCCAGG GCTGGAAAAGAAGGCTACTTACGATAAAATTAAAGCCGCTATTAA GGAGGAGTCTGAGGGAAACCTCAAGGGAATCTTGGGTTAGACCGAAGATGATGTGGTTTCCACAGACTTTGTTCGTGACAGCAG GTCAAGCATCTTTGATGCCAAAGTTGGAATTGCTCTAA
- the LOC141669605 gene encoding uncharacterized protein LOC141669605 isoform X1: MLPCSLWVSTRRNTHQTFTLFLMLVALPTALLPLQRLRGKMLQADDRVEAIPKGSDHYGTKGKLPPEMMEPRVQENVMLGKKAIDPYDLAEKNACLPLELRCLICTKYMKEAVIIPCCHQSFCERCIREVLTQKSKCPKCSSDKFKAEDVLPNLSLRETIMHLLEAQIQFSIPESVLRRYVPDEESVIQGNNISTPVPLYQMRQNNILYPSEFLLWMFQLLILLSGWKRRLLTIKLKPLLRRSLRETSRESWVRPKMMWFPQTLFVTAGQASLMPKLELL; the protein is encoded by the exons ATGCTCCCATGTTCGTTGTGGGTGTCAACGAGAAGGAATACACATCAGACCTTCACATTGTTTCTAATGCTGGTTGCACTACCAACGGCCTTGCTCCCCTTGCAAAG GTTAAGGGGGAAAATGCTTCAAGCTGATGACCGTGTTGAGGCTATCCCTAAGG GTTCTGATCATTATGGCACCAAAGGAAAATTACCACCAGAGATGATGGAACCAAGAGTCCAAGAGAATGTGATGCTGGGAAA AAAAGCAATTGACCCCTACGATTTAGCAGAAAAAAATGCTTGCTTACCATTGGAACTTAGATGTCTCATTTGCACGAAGTATATGAAGGAGGCTGTGATAATACCTTGCTGCCACCAAAGCTTTTGTGAAAGAT GTATTCGTGAAGTTCTCACTCAGAAGTCGAAGTGCCCTAAATGTTCCTCGGACAAATTTAAGGCTGAGGATGTACTACCAAATTTGTCATTGAGGGAAACAATTATGCATTTGCTTGAAGCTCAAATCCAGTTCTCTATTCCAGAATCTGTGTTGCGGAGATATGTCCCAG ATGAAGAATCTGTCATCCAGGGTAACAATATCTCTACTCCTGTACCTCTTTATCAAATGAGGCAAAATAATATTCTTTACCCTTCAGAGTTCCTACTGTGGATGTTTCAGTTGTTGATCTTATTGTCAGGCTGGAAAAGAAGGCTACTTACGATAAAATTAAAGCCGCTATTAA GGAGGAGTCTGAGGGAAACCTCAAGGGAATCTTGGGTTAGACCGAAGATGATGTGGTTTCCACAGACTTTGTTCGTGACAGCAG GTCAAGCATCTTTGATGCCAAAGTTGGAATTGCTCTAA